TATAGTGGCCGGTATAGAGGAGAACGATATCTCCTTTTTCAATAAATTGCTGTGATTTCCGCAATGCCGCCTCGAGATCACGGTCTGTAATATATCGATCAGGCTGGATGTGGGACACATCCAGGCAAACTGCGGGCCCGTAAAAATATTCAAGCGGCATTTCATCGATGTATTTGCCGTTTGGATCATATTCATAGGTTGCATCGCTATGGGTAGGGCCATGTTCATTGATTAATAGATTATTGGTTGCAAACATAAATCCCACTTGCTTTTCACTTTCTTCGTGAGAGATATTTGGGAAGATCATTGTTTTTTGATGAAGGGGAAAAACAGGCATTCCCTGATAAATTTCCTGCGTTAAATCGACTAATTTAACTCCCATGCTATTCCTCCTTGCCTGCTAATTTTTTTACTATATGAAAAGCGGCAGAGAACGCCGCTTTTAAGTTCAATTAATAATGGTCGGAATGACCTCAAATTTATCTACATCGATCAGTCCCATATCTGTAATTTTCCACTTAGGG
This window of the Cytobacillus pseudoceanisediminis genome carries:
- a CDS encoding cyclase family protein; this translates as MGVKLVDLTQEIYQGMPVFPLHQKTMIFPNISHEESEKQVGFMFATNNLLINEHGPTHSDATYEYDPNGKYIDEMPLEYFYGPAVCLDVSHIQPDRYITDRDLEAALRKSQQFIEKGDIVLLYTGHYNRSYGTDKWLTTYTGLNYQAAKWLAEKGAVNIGIDAPAIDHPDDPKYSGHLICREYGITNTENLCNLDQIAGMRFLYFGLPLRIRKGTGSPVRAVAVFIE